From Impatiens glandulifera chromosome 7, dImpGla2.1, whole genome shotgun sequence:
GTCTCCAGAGTCCATACTTGCAACCTTATTACAGTTTTGCTATTCAGATATGGTTATAATATCCAAAACCTTATTAGGTTTATATGAAAAACAATCACTATttgaaaagtttatattttattacaatatttgaCACAATCACTATCCTATCCTAGCTTGtgaaattgtaataattaaaatttatttttattggtatAAGGGTGTAGTTAATGGAGTCACTTCATTTCTAATTTTCATTTTGTCATGATAAATATAGTTATGGTTATGAAAGTAAAAGAAGTTATAGGAAagagataaaagagaaaattgtattttaaaaataaaatgtgtaactataattTTTGTAGCCACTTATTATAAAAACTCAACTTATAAACACTATAAACTAAATCAATGTAAccataaaatatcaaataatgtAGAAAAAGAAGATAGAAAAAACATACATACTACAATCAATTGATTACTTAATTAGTACTACTCAATAATCAGCATTAGAGATCTGTTGATGATAGTTATTATTGGCAATGAAAATATTATCATAGATGAGTGCTGCAATGGCAGCACCAGTGAAAGGTCCAACCCAATATACCCAATGGTTAACCCATGACCAGCTCACTACAGCCGGACCAAAAGACACTGCAGGGTTCATCGAAGCCCCATCAAATGCTCCACCTGCAAGGATATTCGCACCTACTATGAACCCAATTGCCATCGGCGCAATCGTCCCCACATTCCCTTTTTTGGGGTCAACCGCTGTCGCATACACAGTATACATCAAACCAAAAGTCATGACAATCTCAAAAACCACCGCATTTGATGTTGTCGTTCCATCTGATAACGAAAATGCAGATGTTTCCTGCAATTATTAACtctattttaatttgttcaatACTATTAATTAAGCTGTTAATGTTCTTACCAATCCACCAGTGGAGAATTTAAGAAGCAAACATGCCACAATTGAACCTAAGAGCTGAGcaatccaatataagatggcccTCAACAATGTGATGTTGCCACCAAGGAAAAGACCAAATGTTACAGCGGGATTAACGTGTCCTCCAGAAATATTTGCCGCAACCGATACCGCCACAAAAAGTGCGAACGCGTGTGATAAAGATGCCGCCACTAGCCCCACCGGAATAGTTGCACCGTTATCCGTTAACTTAtcttcattaaaaataaatatctgtTAACTTttctatatgtatatataatattttgggatattcacAAATCATGGAGATCCACCTTTGATCACATATActatagatttatttatttatttatgtatataccaacaaaaatatgtgataatatCCGATTTAggataaaaagttaatttttgacaTGATTAAACAATGAGATGTcatgtatgatttttttatccATGTCATTCTGCGTATAGTTGGCACTAATAAatgaaaactaaataaattaaaacattattaactATGATCAAACACAGTATTttaatttggattatttaagagtatatatcaatatcatacatacatacatcCCAGTGTTTATATacccatcattatttttatctcaaacCAAATAATATGATACCTTTaatcaaatttgtaaaaataaataaaatatttggtatATACATTCCTATAATGTATGAATGGTGTACCCAAATTGTTAGTTAAATATGATATGCATCCTAAAAATactaatttgaaaataacctGAATCTTAAACTACTTACTGAATGCCATTCCGGATCCTTGTCCGGCGAAGACAAAAACAAGCATGGAGAAGAACTCAGCTGCTGCTGCCCTTAATGCGTCTGGCCGGCTCGCCTCCCCGGTCGATCCAATGGCGATCTTGTTGATTGGCATTTCTCTTTGTTTTCTCCCtcccctttctctctctcctctgTAACagtatatgtatatttatatttcaagttTTTGTTATAAATACATACATGTGCTAATTAAAACGATGAAAAAGAACCCTAAATGCCGGTTCCGAGTAAAATGGTGACATGTGGGACTAAGTGGTGCCACACAAGATGATTATATGACGGATAAGTTAACCGATGGTTCAATTGTTTTCTTATTCAGAAATACGAGGGTCTTGTTTGTTTCTTTATCACATCACATGGAGGCCGTATGAGTTTTTTAAAGCATATCTAGCCAgctaagtttatatatataaaaagaaaaatgactgaaaaaaaaaaaaatgtcagggtggaatttatatatatatatatatatatatatatatatatatatatatatatatatatatatatatatatatatatgcaaaatTATTGTCTCTCCCTTCCGAATCTTGTCATTCAGGGggagaaatttgacgaaatgaccttaaagactgggttatttgacctggtggtaatttgataatttaattgcgcttgtggtgattttattttttttggacgattttgcccttgtcgcgaaacgctaagtcacttagcgtttcgcgaagtgaaaatgtgtgaaatgtccaaattacccttactatttaatataacttccctcattttttttcatttcttttcttctccttctctctcttcccgttcttctcctccttctctctaaactgggCGATCGGCGGCGACGGCGGCGAAACGACAATGAGTTtcacgacgagcacgagcactgttccacttggtacgtttatcttatgatatttcaagtttattgatgtttggtttatgcatcttcgaatcactgttgtttagggtttacttcccgtttcgctaaggacttctCGTTTCGCTAAagacttcccgtttcgctaaggacttatcgtttcgctaaatattttaacatgagTTGTCTTAGCTCAGCTGGTAGAGTGCGTGGTTTTTAACCATGTGGTTGTGGGTTCAATTCCCACAAATGGTGTTTttataggtttttttttttttacttttgcataaatcaaatgctcatttgtagagaaatgattatttttaatttgatacataaatgaaatggtatagaaaatgtttgttatggttatgttttaatttgatgcataaatgaaatggtatagaaaatgtttgtttgttttttttacttttgcataaatcaaatgttcatttgtagagaaatggttatgttttagtttgatgcataaatgaaatggtatagaaagaaatgaaacaaaatcagcttaaacattcattaacaaataCCAAAAGCAGCTTAaacattcattaacaaatatCAAAGAAAGTAGTTcactttttacatattattattttcttaattagaattaatttatttatttactgaaGTAATCTTCAGTCCTGCCCTTGAATCCAATTTGTCCAAAAGTCAATGCCAAGAACAATCTCAAATGTCAAGTAACCAGCCTAACCTGTTTGTTTACttgtttatgtatattaatattagaaagaaacagaaatatattttaattgctcAATCCCAATGCTGGAAAGAGTCCGTTGATCGCCGGAATACTGGAAGGTGCTAACCATCCGATCAACCCAAACCCAATCACGTTCAGATCTTTCCGTAGCCAATCCCTCTCGAAActacaatcaatcaaacaaacaaatttcaattatactcttattttcttacattacatacatacatatatgaTACATACCATGTAAGCTTTCCACCTAAGGCTTTTGCAACCATCAAAGGATTCATGGCTCTAATTGGGATTCATGGCTCTAACTGGAGCCTTTAGGAATCCTGAGCTCAATCTCACCGGTGATGAAGACAGACAAgatccgtttcgctaagtgcttagcacTTAACGAaatgctaagcacttagcgaaacgctaagcacttagcgaaacgctaagcacttacttagcgaaacgctaagcacttagcgaaacggtaagtccttagcgaattttccctgaaacggaactcaTATGATCCAAGATTATATGCAAAACCCATTAATGAACCACACTTAACGAAATGgtcaaatatgaaccaaataacaaatatgaacccacaaatatgaacaaatatgaactaaatatgaaccaaatatgaaccaaatatgaACGAAATATGAACaggttttgaaatgaagaaaatgtaaacatgaacataactgTTTATCAGATCTGAAATGAACATCTACCTCGacgaccttcaaatccttagaatcggAGATCTGCACACCCTAAACCCTAGAATCGgaaacctgcatgcaaaatagatttaTGGTTATAAatcttgtaaatctgtatagataaaaacataaatggattATGTTAGAagatcttgtaaatctgtaCAGATCTGTATAGATAACCGCCGTCGTCCGTCGCCGCCGCTGGCCGCCGTGAAGGAGAGAAcgggagaagagagagaaagaaaactaagaaaatgaaaatatttgagtatttatactaaccctaatccacttcgcgaaacgctaagtcacttagcgtttcgcgacaagggcaaaatcgtataaaaaaaaatatagaaccacgagcgcaattaaattatcaaattaccaccaggtcaaataactcagtctttaaggtcatttcgtcaaatttccccattCAGGGCGGAGTTAACTGGACTAAAAAGTTTTCAcacaaaaactaatataatagagtaataaaagtttattattaaaattaaattttttgttttcgGATTTTGATCTCGGATACTATAACGTCGATACGCTTCATTTTAATGTAAGTTCGTCTAATTTTATCATGTTAATCGATGTCGGCACATAGAAAtacacaatttaaaattttgttcaagAATAGTTTTATCAAACTTAATTTTGTGAGATTTAAAaggaaattattaattaataagaaatgattgtatttgtttttatctCTTTCTCACCTAAACTgacattaaaaaattgttaaatatcaatattctaaaatatatatatatatatatatatatatatatatatatatatatatatatatatatatatatatatatat
This genomic window contains:
- the LOC124946045 gene encoding aquaporin TIP1-3-like; this encodes MPINKIAIGSTGEASRPDALRAAAAEFFSMLVFVFAGQGSGMAFNKLTDNGATIPVGLVAASLSHAFALFVAVSVAANISGGHVNPAVTFGLFLGGNITLLRAILYWIAQLLGSIVACLLLKFSTGGLETSAFSLSDGTTTSNAVVFEIVMTFGLMYTVYATAVDPKKGNVGTIAPMAIGFIVGANILAGGAFDGASMNPAVSFGPAVVSWSWVNHWVYWVGPFTGAAIAALIYDNIFIANNNYHQQISNADY